One genomic region from Nostoc sphaeroides encodes:
- a CDS encoding DUF3134 domain-containing protein yields the protein MPISPLREEPRNQRAPVIRTSNEFILLEWLKSTGRLIEREHQESEYLNEVEEISEMIDLDDIPYDHDDDDSDMDIEA from the coding sequence ATGCCTATAAGCCCTTTGCGTGAAGAACCTCGTAACCAGCGAGCGCCTGTAATTCGTACAAGTAATGAGTTTATTCTCTTGGAATGGTTAAAGTCAACTGGTCGTCTGATTGAACGGGAACATCAAGAATCTGAGTATTTAAATGAAGTAGAAGAAATTTCAGAAATGATAGACCTTGACGATATCCCTTACGATCATGACGATGATGATTCTGATATGGACATAGAAGCGTAA